From the genome of Vigna angularis cultivar LongXiaoDou No.4 chromosome 11, ASM1680809v1, whole genome shotgun sequence, one region includes:
- the LOC108333711 gene encoding small polypeptide DEVIL 13, with amino-acid sequence MDEKRKASKKDTASSSQASSSSRSLFSRSASTSNAPLLRSFSQKNSSSSSKCNNNLPRSFSQKNPSIGRKCTNIAKEQKARFYIMRRCVAMLVCWHKHGDS; translated from the coding sequence ATGGACGAAAAGAGAAAGGCATCAAAGAAGGACACAGCTTCCAGCAGCCAAGCCTCTTCTTCATCAAGGTCATTATTCTCAAGGAGTGCCTCTACTTCAAACGCACCTCTCCTTAGAAGCTTCTCCCAGAAGaattcttcgtcttcttccaaATGCAACAACAATCTTCCTCGGAGCTTCTCACAGAAGAACCCTTCCATCGGTCGGAAATGCACCAATATAGCTAAAGAACAGAAAGCACGGTTTTACATAATGAGAAGGTGTGTGGCCATGTTAGTTTGCTGGCACAAGCATGGGGATTCATGA